The genomic interval GGTGCAAGGTGCGCCTGAGCTCGTGGCACTGCCCCGGCATGGTCAGCACCTCATCGCCACGCTGCACGGCGCGTTGAAGGCGCCGGACGCCGTGCCCCCGGGCAATCCGCTGCTCCCGGGTGCACGCCGCCTGGCCGCGCTCCTGGGCTGAGCGCGGCGGCCTCCACGATGGCCGGCAGCCGCGCCCCTTACATGCGATGGCGCAGGCGTCGACGCGCCACCTGCCAGCCGGCCAGGACGAGGACACTCCAGGTGAGGCTCATGGGCCCGCCCGCATCCGCGCTACTGCTGCATCCCGTTTGGGGGGCCGGTATCAGCGTGGGCTTCCTGACTCGCACAGAGACCAGGAAGGAGCACTGGGCGGCGTTCCCCGCTGTATCGGTGGCCGTCACCACCACCGGCGTCGTGCCCGAGGCGAAGTGGCCACCAGACGCCAGGCTATAGGCCACCGTCACGGAGGAGACTCCATCAACAGCAGAGGCAGGCGCATAGCTCAGGACCGTGCCCTCGGGGTCCTGGGTCTCCACTGAGACGTCTGACGGGCACATCACCTGGGGCGCAGTGGTGTCCTGCACCGTCACCGCGAAACGGCACGAGGCCTCATTACCCGCGGCATCCGACGCCGTCACGGCGACCGCCGTGGTGCCCAGCGGGAAACGGCTCCCGGAGGTCTGACTGAACGCGATGGACGGGTCGTGGGTCACGAGGTCCCGAGGCTGGACTCCTGCGAAGGTGACCACCGCGCCTTGCGTGTCCTCTGCCTCAAGGACCACGTCCTGGGGACACCCCAACTCTGGAGGTGTGGTGTCGCGCACAGTCACTGTGAACTGGCACGCGGCGGCGTTTCCAGCGGCATCCGTCGCGGTCACCGAGACGAGTGTCCCCCCTAGCGGGAAGTCCGCTCCAGAGGCGTGGCTGTACACCGGTTGAACCTGGGACACCACATCCACGGCCTGGCCCGCCGGATAGCTCACCGTCGCGCCGCCAGCACCCGTCGCCTCCACGATGACTTCCTCAGGGCACGTCAGGACTGGCGCTGCCGTGTCTCGCACAGTCACCAGGAATTGGCACGAGCCCACATTTCCCGCGTCGTCGGTCGCAGTCAGCGTCACCGGCGTGGAACCCAACATGAAGGTGCTGCCGGAGACCGGGCTCGCCGTGACCTGAGGCGAGGCCGTCACCGCATCCGTTGCCTGGGGCAGCACGAATCCCGCCACGGCCCCGGCGGGCCCCATGGCCTCCACCACGACTTCGGCCGGGCAGACGATGGTGGGCGCCGTGGTATCCCGCACGGTCACCGTGAACTGGCATGTGGACGCGTTGCCTGCGCCATCCGTGACGGTGACGGTGACAGGCGTCGTCCCCACCGCGAAGGGCGTCCCGGAGCCCTGGCTGTACGTCACCTCGACCGAGGAGACATCATCCGAGGCGCTCGCCGCCGGATAGCTCACGGTCGCCCCCGTGGCGCTCGTGGCCTCCCAAACGACATCGTCGGGGCATGTCAGCAGAGGTGCCTGGGAGTCTTGGACCGTTACCGTGAACTGGCATGTCGACGTGTTGCCAGCTTCATCCGCGGCCGTCACCGTCACGGTCGTCTCCCCCAACGCGAAGACGCTTCCGCTTGGGATGTCATAACTCAGGGCCGGGGAGAGCGTGATGTCGTCCGTCGCCTCCGCCGCCGGGTAGCTGACCTGCACACCCGCGGTGCTCGTGGCCTCGGCGGACACGGGTGCGGGGCACGTCACGGACGGAGGGACGGTATCTGCCGGGGCTGGAGGCGTCAGCACCCAGAGTTCCCTGCCGTGAATGACGTCGTCTCCGAGGAAGTAGACGCGCCCGCCCGAGACGGTGAGCGACGTGGGCGAAACAGAGGCGGCGCCCGGGAGGAGGTCCGTCACCCGCACCGTGCCGGCTTCTGTCCCATCGCTCTTCCAAATCTCAGCACCGGAGACGCCATCATCAGCCACGAAGTAGAGGACGCCGTTCAAGGCGACGAGCCACTGGGGCGCGGAGCCGAGCGGGCCCTGACGGATGTCCTTGACCCGAACGGTGCCCGCCTCCGTCCCATCGCTCTTCCACAGCTCACGTCCAGAGGTCCCGTCATCCGCCGTGAAGAACACCACCCCCTCCATCGGAGTGAGGGACTGCACGGTGGCGCTCGCACTCCACGGCCGGATGTTCTTGAGCAACACCGTGCCGTCAGTCGTCCCGTCGCTCTTCCACAGCTCAGAGCCAGCGGCCGAATCGGTGCCCGGGAAATAGAGGGCGCCGCCCATCTTGACCATCCCTTCGGGCAAGAGGCCTGAGGAGAGGCCCGGCCTGATGTCCTTCACCCGGACCGTCCCCTCCTCCGTCCCGTCACTCTTCCACAGCTCGAGGCCATAACTCCCGTCATCGGCCGCGAAGAAACCCCACCCATTCAAGACCACGGCGGGATGAATCGAGGAGCTCTGCGTTCCGGGCGTGATGTCCTTCACCCGGACCGTCCCCCCCTCCGTCCCGTCACTCTTCCACAGCTCACGGCCCGTCACGCCATCGTCGGCCGTGAGAAAGAACGACCCATCCATTCCAATCAGGGAGCTGGGCCGCGGATCGGACGACCGAGTGCCGGCCGCGATGTCCTTCACGCGAACAGTCCCCTCCTCCGTGCCGTCGCTCTTCCACAGCTCCTTGCCCGTGAGCCCATCGGTCGCGGCGAAGTAGAGCATTCCCCCCACGTCGCGTAGCTCGGAGGGGTTGGAGCTGCCGATTCCCGGCAAGAGGTCCTTCACGCGCACCGTGCCCGCCTCCGTTCCGTCGGACTTCCACAGCTCCGTCCCGGTACCGGATTCGCTCCCGGCGAAGAAGAGCGTGGACCCCACGGCAGCGAGTTGCCCCGGAGTGCCAAAGGTCATCAGCTTGACGCGCCCGGTCCCCTCCATCGTGCCATTGCTCTTCCAGAGCTGGAGACCATCACGGCCGTTCGTGGCCAGCAGGAACAGCGTCCCGTCCACATCCGTGAGTGAACGTGGCTCGGAACTGACGCCGCGGGTCTGGATGTTGCGCACCAGCGCCGTGCCTTCGGCCGTCCCATCGCTTTTCCACAGCTCGCTGCCATGGACGCCATCGTTGGCGGAGAAGTAGAGCGTCCCGGCATCAAAGACGATGGATGAGATCATGGCGTCACGCGGCGCAGGCACGAACGTGGTGATGCGCACCGACCCGGCCTCCGTCCCATCTGTCTTCCA from Myxococcus xanthus carries:
- a CDS encoding ELWxxDGT repeat protein, with amino-acid sequence MFSGWRAPAYGVMLLAVVMSCADSAEVDGTVEGARGVRVQRAGLVEQVEQLDLRPGDMGADPTSLAVLNGTVYFAARQDSTGVELWKSDGTETGTVLVKDLAPGTSTSNPRSFLLVNDTVVFVAHGVWKTDGTPEGTVQLFAGTPQGGAGENLLVPMNGAAYFVASGNNGREALWRSDGTVAGTVAVTSLGSWTSSPWLTAVGQRLYFNVYDDATGLELWTSDGTAAGTVRVRDIHPGSGSSAPRNLIGVNGTLYFTANDGANGEELWRSDGTAAGTYCLKDLFTAPHSSSKPEFLTDVNGTLFFVFTINLNTKALWKSDGTTEGTVKVADISGVIMSPFFTAVGSTLYFATSGGSPLANYRLFKSDGTSEGTVPVLGFNGSSAWPVIANLTDVEGTLHFVFNGLQGSELWKTDGTEAGSVRITTFVPAPRDAMISSIVFDAGTLYFSANDGVHGSELWKSDGTAEGTALVRNIQTRGVSSEPRSLTDVDGTLFLLATNGRDGLQLWKSNGTMEGTGRVKLMTFGTPGQLAAVGSTLFFAGSESGTGTELWKSDGTEAGTVRVKDLLPGIGSSNPSELRDVGGMLYFAATDGLTGKELWKSDGTEEGTVRVKDIAAGTRSSDPRPSSLIGMDGSFFLTADDGVTGRELWKSDGTEGGTVRVKDITPGTQSSSIHPAVVLNGWGFFAADDGSYGLELWKSDGTEEGTVRVKDIRPGLSSGLLPEGMVKMGGALYFPGTDSAAGSELWKSDGTTDGTVLLKNIRPWSASATVQSLTPMEGVVFFTADDGTSGRELWKSDGTEAGTVRVKDIRQGPLGSAPQWLVALNGVLYFVADDGVSGAEIWKSDGTEAGTVRVTDLLPGAASVSPTSLTVSGGRVYFLGDDVIHGRELWVLTPPAPADTVPPSVTCPAPVSAEATSTAGVQVSYPAAEATDDITLSPALSYDIPSGSVFALGETTVTVTAADEAGNTSTCQFTVTVQDSQAPLLTCPDDVVWEATSATGATVSYPAASASDDVSSVEVTYSQGSGTPFAVGTTPVTVTVTDGAGNASTCQFTVTVRDTTAPTIVCPAEVVVEAMGPAGAVAGFVLPQATDAVTASPQVTASPVSGSTFMLGSTPVTLTATDDAGNVGSCQFLVTVRDTAAPVLTCPEEVIVEATGAGGATVSYPAGQAVDVVSQVQPVYSHASGADFPLGGTLVSVTATDAAGNAAACQFTVTVRDTTPPELGCPQDVVLEAEDTQGAVVTFAGVQPRDLVTHDPSIAFSQTSGSRFPLGTTAVAVTASDAAGNEASCRFAVTVQDTTAPQVMCPSDVSVETQDPEGTVLSYAPASAVDGVSSVTVAYSLASGGHFASGTTPVVVTATDTAGNAAQCSFLVSVRVRKPTLIPAPQTGCSSSADAGGPMSLTWSVLVLAGWQVARRRLRHRM